A window of the Streptomyces luomodiensis genome harbors these coding sequences:
- a CDS encoding NUDIX hydrolase, whose translation MRIQDTPEEWQVTATATPFTGNKTSVRTDEVVMPDGGRAKRDYQVHPGSVAVLALDEDGRVIVLRQYRHPVRRRLWEIPAGLLDIPGENPLHAAQRELYEEAHVKAEDWRVLVDVYTSPGGCDEAVRIFLAREISAAEGERFEVSEEEADMELARVSLEELVRGVLAGELHNNCLAVGALALQATLAGDGIDSLRPADAPWPARPFEA comes from the coding sequence ATGCGCATCCAGGACACCCCCGAGGAATGGCAGGTCACCGCCACCGCCACGCCGTTCACCGGCAACAAGACGAGCGTGCGCACGGACGAGGTGGTCATGCCCGACGGCGGCCGGGCCAAGCGCGACTACCAGGTCCACCCCGGCTCCGTCGCCGTCCTCGCCCTGGACGAGGACGGCCGGGTGATCGTGCTGCGGCAGTACCGGCACCCGGTCCGCCGGCGGCTGTGGGAGATCCCGGCCGGCCTCCTCGACATCCCCGGTGAGAACCCGCTGCACGCCGCCCAGCGGGAGCTGTACGAGGAGGCGCACGTCAAGGCCGAGGACTGGCGCGTCCTGGTGGACGTCTACACCTCGCCCGGCGGCTGTGACGAGGCCGTACGGATCTTCCTGGCCCGGGAGATCTCCGCGGCCGAGGGCGAGCGGTTCGAGGTCTCCGAGGAGGAGGCCGACATGGAGCTGGCCCGGGTGTCCCTGGAGGAGCTGGTGCGCGGCGTCCTCGCGGGCGAACTGCACAACAACTGCCTCGCGGTCGGTGCGCTGGCGCTCCAGGCCACGCTCGCCGGCGACGGCATCGACTCCCTGCGCCCCGCCGACGCGCCCTGGCCGGCCCGCCCCTTCGAGGCGTAG
- a CDS encoding CTP synthase, whose protein sequence is MTTKHLFVTGGVASSLGKGLTASSLGALLKARGLRVTMQKLDPYLNVDPGTMNPFQHGEVFVTNDGAETDLDIGHYERFLDVDLDGSANVTTGQVYSTVIAKERRGEYLGDTVQVIPHITNEIKHRIRRMATDDVDVVITEVGGTVGDIESLPFLEAVRQVRHEVGRDNVFVVHISLLPYIGPSGELKTKPTQHSVAALRNIGIQPDAIVLRADREVPTSIKRKVSLMCDVDDAAVVAAIDAKSIYDIPKVLHSEGLDAYVVRKLDLPFRDVDWTQWDDLLARVHQPDHEVTVALVGKYIDLPDAYLSVTEALRAGGFANSARVKIKWVTSDDCKTAAGARQQLDGVDAVCIPGGFGDRGVIGKVGAITYARENKIPLLGLCLGLQCIVIEAARNLAGIEGANSTEFEPATTDPVISTMAEQLDIVAGEGDMGGTMRLGMYPAKLAEGSIVREVYDNQPYVEERHRHRYEVNNSYRGELEKKAGIVFSGTSPDNKLVEYVEYPREVHPYLVGTQAHPELRSRPTRPHPLFAGLVKAAVERQTAAQARGGQV, encoded by the coding sequence ATGACGACCAAGCACCTCTTCGTCACCGGGGGTGTCGCCTCCTCACTCGGCAAGGGTCTTACCGCCTCCAGCCTGGGGGCCCTGCTGAAGGCGCGCGGTCTGCGCGTCACCATGCAGAAGCTCGATCCGTACCTGAACGTGGACCCGGGCACGATGAACCCCTTCCAGCACGGTGAGGTGTTCGTCACCAACGACGGCGCCGAGACCGATCTGGACATCGGCCACTACGAGCGCTTCCTCGACGTCGACCTCGACGGCTCGGCCAATGTGACCACCGGCCAGGTCTACTCCACCGTAATCGCCAAGGAGCGGCGCGGTGAGTACCTCGGTGACACCGTGCAGGTCATCCCGCACATCACCAACGAGATCAAGCACCGCATCCGGCGCATGGCCACCGATGACGTGGACGTCGTCATCACCGAGGTCGGCGGCACCGTGGGCGACATCGAGTCGCTGCCCTTCCTGGAGGCCGTCCGCCAGGTCCGGCACGAGGTCGGCCGGGACAACGTCTTCGTGGTGCACATCTCGCTGCTGCCCTACATCGGCCCGTCCGGGGAGCTGAAGACCAAGCCCACCCAGCACTCGGTGGCCGCGCTGCGCAACATCGGTATCCAGCCGGACGCGATCGTGCTGCGAGCCGACCGCGAGGTCCCGACCTCCATCAAGCGCAAGGTCTCGCTGATGTGCGACGTGGACGACGCGGCCGTGGTCGCCGCCATCGACGCCAAGTCGATCTACGACATCCCGAAGGTGCTGCACTCCGAGGGCCTGGACGCCTATGTCGTCCGCAAGCTGGACCTGCCCTTCCGCGACGTGGACTGGACCCAGTGGGACGACCTGCTGGCGCGGGTCCACCAGCCCGACCACGAGGTCACCGTCGCGCTCGTCGGCAAGTACATCGACCTGCCCGACGCCTACCTCTCCGTCACCGAGGCGCTGCGCGCCGGCGGCTTCGCCAACAGCGCCCGCGTCAAGATCAAGTGGGTCACCTCCGACGACTGCAAGACGGCGGCCGGTGCCCGGCAGCAGCTCGACGGCGTGGACGCGGTCTGCATCCCCGGCGGCTTCGGCGACCGCGGTGTGATCGGCAAGGTCGGCGCGATCACCTACGCCCGGGAGAACAAGATCCCGCTGCTGGGCCTCTGTCTCGGCCTCCAGTGCATCGTCATCGAGGCGGCGCGCAACCTGGCGGGCATCGAGGGCGCCAACTCCACCGAGTTCGAGCCCGCCACCACCGACCCGGTGATCTCCACCATGGCCGAGCAGCTCGACATCGTCGCGGGCGAGGGCGACATGGGCGGCACCATGCGGCTGGGCATGTACCCGGCCAAGCTCGCCGAGGGCTCGATCGTCCGCGAGGTCTACGACAACCAGCCGTACGTCGAGGAGCGCCACCGCCACCGCTACGAGGTCAACAACTCCTACCGCGGTGAGCTGGAGAAGAAGGCCGGGATCGTCTTCTCCGGCACCTCCCCGGACAACAAGCTCGTGGAGTACGTGGAGTACCCGCGCGAGGTCCACCCGTACCTGGTCGGCACCCAGGCCCATCCCGAGCTGCGCTCCCGTCCGACCCGTCCGCACCCGCTCTTCGCGGGGCTGGTGAAGGCCGCGGTCGAGCGACAGACGGCAGCTCAGGCGCGGGGCGGCCAGGTCTGA
- a CDS encoding glycoside hydrolase family 15 protein, producing MHVAGRIEDYALIGDMQTAALVCRDGTVDWLCLPRFDSHAIFAALLGTEEHGFWRLGPASPAGSEPPAADRRRYRGDSLVLESEWDTPRGTVRVIDFMPPRDGAPQLVRIVEGVSGRVPMRSALRMRFSYGWVVPWVHKVDTRTVAVAGPDSVWLDTEVDTYGKDLTTYSDFTVGPGDRIAFTISWQPSHKEPPALPEPETALEATEAFWREWVEHCTYHGPYRDAVVRSLITLKALTYAPTGGIVAAPTTSLPEEIGGVRNWDYRFTWLRDAAITLSSLLRTGYREEARAWREWLLRAVAGDPENLQIMYGIAGERELAEAELTWLPGYENSQPVRVGNGAAGQLQLDVYGEVTEALHLAHMTGLARNDYASVLQLKLIRYLEEHWDEPDEGIWEVRGPRRHFVHSKVMAWVAVDRTVKLIESGDVDGPLERWRELREMIHRDVCEKGYDAERNTFTQSYGSKELDASLLLIPQMGFLPPDDKRVIGTIEAIQRELSTEDGFVMRYPTAGEDAGVDGLEGDEGAFLACSFWLADDLAMIGRVDEARRLFEKLLALRNDLGLLAEEWDPRNQRQVGNFPQAFSHVPLIDTALRLTASGAYGG from the coding sequence ATGCACGTGGCCGGGCGTATCGAGGATTACGCACTGATTGGTGATATGCAGACCGCCGCCCTCGTCTGCAGAGACGGGACGGTCGACTGGCTGTGCCTGCCGCGCTTCGACTCCCATGCCATCTTCGCCGCTCTGCTGGGCACCGAGGAACACGGCTTCTGGCGCCTGGGCCCCGCCTCCCCCGCGGGGAGCGAACCGCCCGCCGCCGACCGCCGCCGCTACCGCGGCGACTCGCTGGTCCTGGAGTCGGAGTGGGACACCCCGCGCGGCACGGTCCGGGTGATCGACTTCATGCCGCCCCGGGACGGCGCCCCGCAGCTGGTGCGGATCGTCGAGGGGGTCAGCGGCCGGGTGCCGATGCGCTCCGCGCTGCGGATGCGGTTCTCCTACGGCTGGGTCGTGCCGTGGGTGCACAAGGTGGACACCCGCACGGTCGCCGTGGCCGGTCCGGACTCGGTGTGGCTGGACACCGAGGTCGACACCTACGGCAAGGACCTGACCACCTACTCCGACTTCACGGTGGGCCCCGGCGACCGGATCGCCTTCACCATCAGCTGGCAGCCCTCGCACAAGGAGCCGCCCGCCCTGCCCGAGCCGGAGACCGCACTGGAGGCCACCGAGGCGTTCTGGCGGGAGTGGGTCGAGCACTGCACGTACCACGGCCCCTACCGGGACGCGGTGGTCCGCTCGCTGATCACGCTCAAGGCGCTGACCTACGCCCCCACCGGCGGCATCGTCGCGGCGCCCACCACCTCGCTCCCCGAGGAGATCGGCGGCGTCCGGAACTGGGACTACCGCTTCACCTGGCTGCGGGACGCGGCGATCACCCTCTCCTCGCTGCTGCGCACCGGCTACCGCGAGGAGGCCCGCGCCTGGCGCGAATGGCTGCTGCGCGCGGTCGCGGGCGACCCGGAGAACCTACAGATCATGTACGGCATCGCGGGCGAGCGGGAGTTGGCCGAGGCGGAGCTGACCTGGCTGCCGGGCTATGAGAACTCCCAGCCGGTCCGGGTCGGCAACGGCGCGGCGGGCCAGCTCCAGCTGGACGTCTACGGCGAGGTCACCGAGGCGCTGCACCTGGCCCATATGACCGGGCTGGCGCGCAACGACTACGCGAGCGTGCTCCAGCTGAAGCTGATCCGCTACCTCGAGGAGCACTGGGACGAGCCGGACGAGGGCATCTGGGAGGTGCGCGGGCCGCGCCGGCACTTCGTGCACTCCAAGGTGATGGCCTGGGTCGCGGTCGACCGCACCGTCAAGCTGATCGAATCCGGCGATGTGGACGGGCCGTTGGAGCGCTGGCGGGAGCTGCGCGAGATGATCCACCGGGACGTGTGCGAGAAGGGCTACGACGCCGAGCGCAACACCTTCACCCAGTCCTACGGCTCCAAGGAGCTGGACGCCTCGCTGCTGCTCATCCCGCAGATGGGCTTCCTGCCGCCGGACGACAAGCGCGTCATCGGCACCATCGAGGCGATCCAGCGGGAGCTGTCGACCGAGGACGGTTTCGTCATGCGCTACCCCACGGCGGGCGAGGACGCCGGGGTGGACGGTCTCGAGGGCGACGAAGGGGCCTTCCTGGCCTGCTCGTTCTGGCTCGCGGACGACCTGGCGATGATCGGCCGGGTGGACGAGGCCCGCAGGCTCTTCGAGAAGCTGCTCGCGCTCCGCAACGACCTCGGGCTGCTGGCCGAGGAGTGGGACCCGCGCAACCAGCGCCAGGTGGGGAACTTCCCGCAGGCGTTCAGCCATGTGCCGCTGATCGACACCGCGCTGCGGCTGACGGCGTCCGGGGCGTACGGGGGCTAG
- a CDS encoding glycoside hydrolase family 64 protein, producing the protein MISRRKLLGGIAASAAAAGTGLAFAGGRASGAPSARAAASLPLTVVNKTGQYDNGSVWLYIVGNAGDQQVHVTPEGEAVPVALSDNGSDGFTDYAIPLSGGGDTKLNLPEMSGRIYVALGSKLKLKVVEDGVGKAALQYPAGWVSGDPNYDILHDCAEFTYNSSGMFCNTTMVDMFSVPLSIHLTGAQDQTTGTLKDGARDKVFSDIAAVEAFKPLIVGDNLRVIAPGHGMGAGVFAEDYFASYIDQVWETYGSKDLKVTTNAGEFTGRVTDGKFSFTGPASVSFDKPSTKDVLFCDGALAAPNDGTTGPVAAILGAGFNRTTLHNADAQPTTDPAAFYGEDVTNHYAKAMHAATVDGKAYGFAFDDVAEFASYIQDTAPTGITLTLTPF; encoded by the coding sequence ATGATCAGTCGCAGGAAGCTGCTGGGTGGAATCGCGGCCTCCGCCGCCGCCGCGGGAACCGGCCTGGCCTTCGCCGGCGGCCGCGCCAGCGGTGCGCCGAGCGCGAGGGCCGCCGCCTCGCTGCCCCTGACCGTCGTGAACAAGACGGGCCAGTACGACAACGGGTCGGTGTGGCTCTACATCGTCGGCAACGCGGGAGACCAGCAGGTCCACGTCACCCCGGAGGGCGAGGCCGTCCCCGTCGCGCTCTCCGACAACGGTTCGGACGGCTTCACCGACTACGCGATCCCGCTGTCCGGAGGCGGCGACACCAAGCTGAACCTGCCCGAGATGTCCGGCCGGATCTATGTGGCCCTCGGCTCGAAGCTCAAGCTCAAGGTGGTCGAGGACGGGGTGGGCAAGGCCGCGCTCCAGTACCCGGCCGGCTGGGTGTCCGGCGACCCGAACTACGACATCCTGCACGACTGCGCGGAGTTCACGTACAACTCCTCGGGGATGTTCTGCAACACCACCATGGTGGACATGTTCAGCGTCCCGCTGTCGATCCACCTCACCGGCGCCCAGGACCAGACCACCGGCACCCTCAAGGACGGCGCCCGCGACAAGGTCTTCTCCGACATCGCCGCCGTCGAGGCCTTCAAGCCGCTGATCGTCGGGGACAACCTGCGGGTGATCGCCCCGGGCCACGGCATGGGCGCGGGAGTGTTCGCGGAGGACTACTTCGCGTCGTACATCGACCAGGTCTGGGAGACCTACGGATCGAAGGACCTCAAGGTCACCACCAACGCGGGCGAGTTCACCGGCCGGGTGACCGACGGGAAGTTCTCCTTCACCGGCCCGGCGTCGGTCTCCTTCGACAAGCCCTCCACCAAGGACGTGCTGTTCTGCGACGGCGCCCTGGCGGCCCCCAACGACGGGACGACGGGCCCGGTCGCGGCGATCCTCGGCGCGGGCTTCAACCGCACCACGCTGCACAACGCCGACGCCCAGCCGACCACCGACCCGGCCGCCTTCTACGGCGAGGACGTCACCAACCACTACGCCAAGGCCATGCACGCGGCGACCGTGGACGGCAAGGCGTACGGCTTCGCCTTCGACGACGTGGCCGAGTTCGCGTCCTACATCCAGGACACCGCCCCGACGGGGATCACGCTCACCCTGACCCCGTTCTAA
- a CDS encoding glycosyltransferase family 4 protein, which produces MSNTPVPPHGQSSLHAVQVLGGGSSGSGVHVRSLSAGLVARGLRVTVCGPWSAEQGYGFTQAGAGFTGLDALTDAGSVASLRAATAGAALVHAHGLRPGLLAAVALRGRNVPLIVTWHTRVDVEGARAGLVRLMERRVARTAAIVLGASSDLVDRARARGARDARLALVAVPAPRRAPETGDGRRQKVRAELGVLDRPLLVTAGRLDAAAGFGPLLDAARRWRGLEPRPLLVVAGEGPDRAVLERRIAMEGLPVRLLGRRDDVPQLLSAADVAVLSSRWEARSLLAQEALHAGVPLVATAVGGVPELVGDAAELVPYGDPEALAGAVTGLLADPVRRAGLAAAGRARTAGWPTEDDTVAHVLSVYDELVQTILSERVDGPGR; this is translated from the coding sequence GTGAGCAACACCCCGGTCCCGCCGCACGGGCAGTCGTCGCTGCACGCCGTCCAGGTGCTGGGCGGCGGGAGTTCGGGCAGTGGGGTGCATGTGCGGTCGCTGTCGGCCGGGCTGGTGGCCCGGGGACTGCGGGTGACCGTGTGCGGGCCCTGGAGCGCCGAGCAGGGTTACGGCTTCACGCAGGCCGGAGCGGGGTTCACCGGGCTGGACGCCCTGACGGACGCCGGAAGCGTGGCGTCGCTGCGCGCGGCCACCGCCGGGGCGGCCCTGGTGCACGCCCACGGGCTGCGTCCGGGGCTGCTGGCGGCGGTGGCGCTGCGTGGCCGGAATGTGCCCCTGATCGTCACCTGGCACACCCGGGTGGACGTCGAGGGGGCGCGGGCCGGTCTGGTCCGGTTGATGGAGCGGCGGGTGGCGCGGACCGCGGCGATCGTGCTGGGGGCCTCCTCGGACCTGGTGGACCGGGCCCGCGCCCGCGGTGCGCGCGACGCACGGCTGGCCCTGGTCGCGGTGCCCGCACCGCGCCGCGCACCGGAGACCGGAGACGGCCGCCGCCAGAAGGTCCGGGCCGAACTGGGCGTGCTGGACCGGCCGTTGCTGGTCACGGCGGGCCGGTTGGACGCGGCGGCGGGTTTCGGCCCGTTGCTGGACGCGGCGCGGCGTTGGCGCGGGCTGGAGCCGCGGCCGCTGCTGGTGGTGGCGGGGGAGGGGCCGGACCGTGCGGTGCTGGAGCGCCGGATCGCCATGGAGGGGCTGCCGGTGCGGCTGCTCGGCCGGCGTGACGATGTGCCGCAGCTGCTGTCCGCCGCCGATGTCGCGGTGCTCTCCAGCCGCTGGGAGGCGCGGTCGCTGCTGGCCCAGGAGGCGTTGCACGCGGGCGTGCCGCTGGTGGCCACGGCGGTGGGCGGGGTGCCGGAACTGGTCGGGGACGCGGCCGAACTCGTCCCGTACGGCGACCCGGAGGCCCTGGCCGGCGCCGTGACCGGGCTGCTCGCCGACCCGGTGCGCCGGGCCGGGCTCGCCGCGGCCGGGCGGGCGCGGACGGCCGGCTGGCCGACGGAGGACGACACCGTCGCCCATGTCCTCAGCGTCTACGACGAGTTGGTGCAGACCATTCTGAGCGAAAGGGTTGACGGGCCCGGCCGTTGA
- the recN gene encoding DNA repair protein RecN, with protein MVLHVLEEMRIRALGVIDDAVVELSPGFTAVTGETGAGKTMVVTSLGLLLGGRADAALVRIGAKAAVVEGRVTVDARSAVAVRAEEAGAELDDGALLISRTLSAEGRSRAHVGGRSVPVGLLSELADDLVAVHGQTDQQGLLRPARQRQALDRYAGDAVAGPLEKYAEAYRRLRAVSAELEELTTRARERAQEADLLRFGLEEIAAAEPLPGEDAELAAEAERLGHAEALASAAALAHAALAGNPEDPEGVDAATLVAGAHRALEGVRSHDPALAGLADRIGEVGILLSDVAGELAGYADDLDADPLRLAAVEERRAALAQLTRKYGETIADVLAWAERGAARLAELDGDDDRIGELTAERDALRAELGELAQTLTDARTEAAGRFAEAVTAELASLAMPHARVTFAIRQNEAAEGEGIEVGGRAVGFGPHGADEVELLLAPHPGAPPRPIAKGASGGELSRVMLAVEVVFAGSDPVPTYLFDEVDAGVGGKAAVEVGRRLARLARSAQVVVVTHLPQVAAFADRHLVVEKTNDGAVTRSGVKAMEGEDRVRELSRMLAGQEDSELARAHAEELLEAARAGR; from the coding sequence ATGGTCTTGCACGTGCTGGAGGAGATGCGGATACGTGCGCTGGGCGTCATCGACGACGCGGTCGTCGAGCTGTCGCCCGGCTTCACCGCGGTGACCGGTGAGACCGGCGCGGGCAAGACCATGGTCGTCACCAGCCTCGGGTTGCTGCTGGGCGGTCGGGCCGATGCCGCCCTGGTGCGGATCGGGGCCAAGGCGGCGGTCGTCGAGGGGCGGGTCACGGTGGATGCCCGTTCGGCGGTGGCCGTGAGAGCCGAGGAGGCGGGGGCCGAGCTCGATGACGGCGCGCTGCTGATCAGCCGTACCCTCTCCGCCGAGGGGCGGTCGCGGGCCCATGTGGGTGGCCGTTCGGTGCCGGTGGGGCTGCTGAGCGAGCTGGCCGACGATCTGGTGGCCGTGCACGGTCAGACCGATCAGCAGGGTCTGCTGCGTCCGGCCCGGCAGCGTCAGGCGCTGGACCGGTACGCGGGGGACGCGGTGGCCGGGCCGCTGGAGAAGTACGCGGAGGCTTATCGTCGGCTGCGTGCCGTCTCGGCCGAGTTGGAGGAGTTGACCACGCGGGCACGGGAACGGGCCCAGGAGGCCGATCTGCTGCGCTTCGGTCTGGAAGAGATCGCGGCCGCCGAGCCGCTGCCCGGGGAGGACGCCGAGCTCGCGGCCGAGGCCGAGCGGCTCGGCCATGCCGAGGCCCTGGCCTCCGCCGCCGCGCTCGCGCACGCCGCCCTCGCCGGGAATCCGGAGGACCCGGAGGGTGTGGACGCGGCCACGCTGGTGGCGGGTGCCCACCGTGCGCTGGAGGGGGTGCGTTCCCATGACCCGGCCCTCGCCGGGCTCGCCGACCGGATCGGCGAGGTCGGCATCCTGCTGTCCGATGTGGCCGGGGAGCTCGCGGGGTACGCCGACGATCTCGACGCCGACCCGCTGCGGCTGGCGGCCGTCGAGGAGCGTCGGGCCGCGCTGGCCCAGTTGACCCGCAAGTACGGGGAGACCATCGCGGATGTGCTGGCCTGGGCGGAGCGGGGCGCGGCCCGGCTCGCCGAGCTGGACGGTGACGACGACAGGATCGGCGAGCTGACCGCCGAGCGCGACGCGCTCCGTGCCGAACTGGGCGAGCTGGCGCAGACGCTCACCGATGCCCGTACGGAGGCGGCGGGGCGCTTCGCCGAGGCGGTCACCGCCGAGCTGGCCTCCCTGGCGATGCCGCACGCGCGGGTCACGTTCGCGATCCGGCAGAACGAGGCCGCCGAGGGAGAGGGCATCGAGGTGGGTGGCCGGGCGGTCGGGTTCGGGCCGCATGGGGCCGATGAGGTCGAGCTGCTGCTCGCCCCCCACCCGGGCGCCCCGCCCCGGCCGATCGCCAAGGGCGCCTCCGGAGGTGAGCTGTCCCGGGTGATGCTGGCGGTCGAGGTGGTGTTCGCGGGCTCCGATCCCGTGCCGACCTATCTCTTCGACGAGGTGGACGCGGGCGTCGGCGGCAAGGCGGCGGTCGAGGTGGGCCGCCGGCTGGCGCGGCTGGCCCGTTCCGCGCAGGTCGTGGTGGTCACCCATCTGCCGCAGGTCGCGGCCTTCGCCGACCGGCATCTGGTGGTGGAGAAGACCAACGACGGGGCGGTGACCCGCAGCGGGGTGAAGGCCATGGAGGGCGAGGACCGCGTGCGGGAGCTGTCGCGGATGCTCGCCGGGCAGGAGGACTCCGAACTGGCGCGGGCGCATGCGGAAGAGCTCCTGGAGGCGGCCCGCGCGGGACGTTGA
- a CDS encoding NAD kinase yields MVPPPAVEPAADRTVFLLAHTGRPAAIRSAELVVQGLLRSGIGVRVLAAEAADLPLPPAVERVDADCDVLDGCELLVVLGGDGTLLRGAEFARVSGVPMLGVNLGRVGFLAEAERDDLDKVVDRVVTRQYEVEERMTIDVLVRTDGHIVHTDWALNEASVEKAARERLLEVVTEVDNRPVSRFGGDGVVCATPTGSTAYAFSAGGPVVWPEVEALLMVPISAHALFAKPLVASPKSVLAVEVQPQTPHGVLWCDGRRTVELPAGARVEVRRGAVPVRLARLHHASFTDRLVAKFALPVAGWRGAPH; encoded by the coding sequence ATGGTGCCACCACCGGCGGTCGAGCCGGCGGCGGACCGCACCGTCTTCCTGCTCGCGCACACCGGCCGCCCCGCGGCCATCCGCAGCGCCGAGCTGGTCGTCCAGGGGCTGCTGCGCAGCGGAATCGGGGTGCGGGTGCTCGCTGCCGAGGCCGCGGACCTGCCGCTGCCACCCGCTGTCGAGCGCGTCGACGCGGACTGTGACGTCCTGGACGGCTGCGAGCTGCTGGTCGTGCTCGGCGGGGACGGGACGCTGCTGCGCGGCGCGGAGTTCGCCCGGGTCTCGGGGGTGCCGATGCTCGGCGTGAACCTCGGCCGGGTCGGCTTCCTGGCCGAGGCCGAGCGGGACGACCTCGACAAGGTCGTGGACCGGGTGGTGACCCGGCAGTACGAGGTCGAGGAGCGGATGACGATCGATGTGCTCGTCCGCACCGACGGGCACATCGTGCACACGGACTGGGCGCTGAACGAGGCGTCGGTCGAGAAGGCGGCGCGTGAGCGGCTGCTCGAGGTGGTCACGGAGGTCGACAACCGTCCGGTCTCGCGGTTCGGTGGTGACGGTGTGGTCTGCGCGACCCCGACCGGCTCTACGGCCTACGCGTTCTCGGCGGGCGGGCCGGTGGTGTGGCCCGAGGTGGAGGCCCTGCTGATGGTGCCGATCAGCGCGCATGCGCTGTTCGCCAAGCCGCTGGTGGCGTCGCCGAAGTCGGTGCTCGCGGTGGAGGTCCAGCCGCAGACGCCGCATGGGGTGCTGTGGTGTGACGGCCGGCGCACGGTGGAGCTGCCGGCGGGGGCGCGGGTGGAGGTTCGCCGGGGTGCGGTACCGGTGCGGCTGGCGCGGCTGCACCACGCGTCGTTCACGGACCGTCTGGTCGCGAAGTTCGCGCTTCCGGTGGCGGGGTGGCGGGGGGCGCCGCACTAG
- a CDS encoding TlyA family RNA methyltransferase: MTRPRRVRLDAELVRRKLARSREHASQLISAGRVTVGGAVATKPATQVETSAAVVVIKDDSDPDYVSRGGHKLAGALYAFSEEYRAGAGAGAGAGSGAGQEPGVRPVRPVRPADGAGLKVAGRRALDAGASTGGFTDVLLRAGAARVLAVDVGYGQLAWSLQNDERVSVYDRTNVRELTLERIGGTPVDLVVGDLSFIPLGLVLPALVRCAAPDADLVLMVKPQFEVGKERLGSGGVVRSAELRAEAVRTVAERAAELGLGVLGVTASPLPGPSGNVEYFLWMRAGAPALDPADVDRAVAEGPS; the protein is encoded by the coding sequence GTGACCCGTCCACGACGCGTACGACTCGACGCGGAGCTGGTGCGCCGCAAGCTGGCGCGTTCGCGTGAGCATGCGAGCCAGCTGATCAGCGCGGGCCGGGTCACCGTCGGAGGGGCGGTGGCGACCAAGCCCGCCACCCAGGTGGAGACCAGCGCGGCCGTCGTCGTGATCAAGGACGACAGCGATCCGGACTACGTCTCGCGCGGCGGCCACAAGCTGGCGGGCGCGCTGTACGCCTTCAGCGAGGAGTATCGGGCGGGTGCGGGTGCGGGTGCGGGTGCCGGTTCGGGCGCTGGGCAGGAGCCCGGGGTCCGTCCGGTCCGTCCGGTCCGCCCGGCCGACGGGGCGGGGCTGAAGGTCGCCGGGCGGCGGGCGCTGGACGCGGGTGCGTCGACCGGAGGCTTCACGGACGTCCTGCTGCGCGCGGGCGCCGCGCGGGTGCTCGCCGTCGATGTCGGCTACGGCCAGCTGGCCTGGTCGCTCCAGAACGATGAACGCGTCAGCGTTTACGACCGTACGAACGTACGCGAGCTGACACTCGAGCGGATTGGAGGGACACCGGTGGACCTGGTCGTCGGCGATCTCTCCTTCATTCCGCTCGGGCTGGTCCTGCCCGCCCTCGTGCGGTGCGCCGCGCCCGACGCCGATCTGGTGCTGATGGTCAAACCGCAGTTCGAGGTCGGCAAGGAGCGGCTGGGCAGCGGGGGAGTGGTCCGCAGCGCCGAGCTGCGCGCCGAAGCGGTGCGTACGGTGGCGGAGCGGGCGGCGGAACTGGGACTGGGGGTGCTGGGCGTGACGGCCAGCCCGCTTCCGGGACCGTCGGGTAATGTTGAGTACTTTTTGTGGATGCGCGCCGGGGCGCCGGCACTGGACCCGGCCGATGTTGACCGTGCAGTGGCGGAGGGGCCCAGTTGA
- a CDS encoding sterol-binding protein, producing the protein MATLEQCRGALEKLAENLAGANGDLRSAAALDRSVSCWITDLDTTFVGRLVDSRIEDVTAEPGPPAGRAQIRLTMTGDDLVALVDGELHFARAWGSGRIKLEAGLRDLLRLRKLL; encoded by the coding sequence ATGGCGACCTTGGAACAGTGCCGCGGCGCACTCGAGAAGCTGGCGGAGAACCTCGCGGGCGCGAACGGGGACCTCCGCAGCGCCGCCGCGCTCGATCGCTCCGTCAGCTGCTGGATCACCGACCTGGACACCACCTTCGTCGGCCGTCTCGTGGACAGCCGGATAGAGGATGTGACGGCCGAGCCGGGCCCGCCGGCCGGGCGAGCGCAGATCCGGCTGACGATGACCGGCGACGACCTGGTGGCCCTGGTCGACGGCGAGCTGCACTTCGCACGGGCGTGGGGCAGCGGCCGGATCAAGCTAGAGGCCGGCCTGCGCGACCTCCTGCGGCTACGGAAGCTGCTCTGA